One Cohnella candidum genomic region harbors:
- a CDS encoding agmatine deiminase family protein yields the protein MSWPVRESMVYPDDHEPVCGGYAQVVKAIAEFEPVTVLVNPADKDLAAGYFDEPNIDFAEIPHSDAWLRDNGPTFLVGKNGELAGVNWKFNAWGGKYAPWDLDDEVAPQVLERVGARRFDAPLVMEGGSIHVDGEGTLLTTEECLLNPNRNPNLSREQIEDYVKRFTNVSKIIWLKRGLDGDETDGHVDNVACFAAPGKIVIQVCDDPSDENYEITQENLRILSESTDAQGRKFEIVKIPQPPKSMFEESRLTLSYLNFYFVNGGIVLPVFGGAAEETDREAARILQETFPERRIRTVDGMAIIKEGGNVHCTTQQMPRKG from the coding sequence ATGTCCTGGCCGGTGCGCGAATCGATGGTTTACCCGGACGACCACGAGCCGGTATGCGGCGGATACGCGCAGGTCGTGAAGGCGATCGCCGAATTCGAGCCCGTGACCGTGCTGGTCAATCCCGCGGACAAGGACTTGGCGGCGGGTTACTTCGACGAGCCGAACATCGATTTCGCCGAAATCCCCCACAGCGACGCTTGGCTCCGGGATAACGGCCCGACGTTCCTCGTCGGCAAGAACGGCGAGCTGGCCGGCGTGAACTGGAAGTTCAACGCCTGGGGCGGCAAGTACGCGCCATGGGACCTCGACGACGAAGTCGCTCCCCAAGTGCTGGAGCGCGTAGGCGCACGCCGGTTCGACGCCCCCCTCGTCATGGAAGGCGGCTCGATCCACGTGGACGGGGAAGGCACGCTGCTCACGACGGAAGAGTGCCTGCTCAACCCGAACCGCAACCCGAACCTAAGCCGGGAGCAGATCGAAGATTACGTCAAACGGTTCACGAACGTCAGCAAGATCATTTGGCTCAAACGCGGACTCGACGGCGACGAAACGGACGGCCATGTCGACAACGTCGCGTGCTTCGCCGCGCCGGGCAAAATCGTCATCCAGGTATGCGACGACCCGAGCGACGAGAATTATGAAATTACGCAAGAAAACCTGCGCATCCTGAGCGAATCGACGGACGCCCAAGGACGCAAGTTCGAGATCGTGAAGATTCCCCAGCCTCCCAAATCGATGTTCGAGGAAAGCCGGCTGACGCTCAGCTACCTCAACTTCTATTTCGTAAACGGCGGCATCGTGCTCCCCGTATTCGGCGGCGCGGCGGAAGAAACCGACCGCGAAGCGGCGCGCATTCTGCAGGAAACGTTCCCCGAACGGCGCATCCGCACGGTCGACGGGATGGCGA
- a CDS encoding bifunctional 5,10-methylenetetrahydrofolate dehydrogenase/5,10-methenyltetrahydrofolate cyclohydrolase — translation MAKTEGPLILDGARVARDIKERLAERVNLLAERGITPCLATILVGDDPASATYVRMKGNACERLGMESRRIQLDRSTTTEQLIAAIRELNEDSSVHGILLQHPVPHQIDERAAFDAIRIDKDVDGVTTLGFAQNAFGFAAYPSCTPAAIMAILDDYGIPIEGKHAVVVGRSPILGKPVSLMLLNRNATVTVCHSKTQGLADIVGSGDIVVAAVGKPKFIRGDWIREGAVVLDAGYNPGNVGDVDYEECLLKAAAITPVPAGVGPVTIATLLKHTVDAAERIGSA, via the coding sequence ATGGCGAAAACGGAAGGACCGCTGATTTTGGACGGAGCACGGGTGGCTCGGGACATCAAGGAACGATTGGCTGAGAGGGTGAACCTGCTGGCCGAACGGGGGATCACCCCTTGTTTGGCGACCATTCTCGTCGGAGACGACCCCGCATCGGCGACGTACGTCCGCATGAAAGGGAATGCCTGCGAGCGCTTGGGGATGGAGTCGCGGCGCATCCAGCTGGACCGAAGCACGACGACCGAGCAGCTGATCGCCGCGATTCGCGAGTTAAATGAAGATTCAAGCGTTCACGGCATCCTGCTGCAGCATCCCGTGCCGCATCAGATCGACGAGAGAGCCGCTTTCGACGCCATCCGCATCGACAAAGACGTGGACGGCGTCACGACGCTCGGTTTTGCACAGAACGCGTTCGGGTTTGCGGCCTACCCGTCCTGCACGCCGGCGGCGATCATGGCGATCCTCGACGATTATGGAATCCCGATCGAAGGTAAACACGCCGTTGTCGTCGGACGCAGTCCGATTCTGGGCAAGCCGGTATCCCTCATGCTGCTGAACCGCAACGCCACGGTCACCGTCTGCCATTCCAAAACGCAGGGACTGGCGGATATCGTCGGTTCGGGCGACATCGTGGTAGCCGCCGTCGGCAAGCCGAAGTTCATCAGGGGCGATTGGATCCGCGAGGGAGCGGTCGTGCTCGACGCGGGATACAACCCGGGCAACGTGGGAGATGTCGATTACGAGGAGTGCCTCCTCAAGGCCGCGGCGATCACGCCGGTTCCGGCGGGCGTTGGTCCGGTCACGATCGCGACGCTTCTGAAGCATACCGTGGACGCGGCCGAAAGAATCGGTTCCGCCTAG
- a CDS encoding carboxylate--amine ligase, giving the protein MNNKAVILGSNYYIGLSTIRCLGEHGIHTVAVDYSTKNTYAADSKYVSEKLVVPHYKEDPAGFIRYLKDYASMQSAPPVLIPCHDNYVEVIDEYLEELRESYLIPQTEKGIYTRLMNKEMLERAAIEKGVAVPETVRVDEEDYLAKVAQTIKYPCLVKPSDSPAFVAKFRRKLFKVYYEQELVEAVEKSRQAGLEVIVQRIIPGFDDHMYTFDAYLNQESKVTHWVTCQKFRQYPINFGASVYTGQKYVPELYEIGAKFLEDMKYKGFAEIEFKKDAETGKFYLIEVNVRITNLNVLLNKAGVNIPYITYRELTGSPVEPYAVKKDTNLVFWYAYEDLLAIKGYLKTKQLTFGQVFKSFFKPKAYAIWDWRDPKPAFSFLSITLGKMFGKNSRG; this is encoded by the coding sequence TTGAACAATAAAGCGGTCATTTTGGGAAGCAACTATTACATAGGCCTCAGCACGATCCGGTGCTTGGGCGAACATGGCATCCATACCGTCGCTGTCGACTATTCGACGAAAAACACGTACGCAGCCGATTCCAAATACGTCTCGGAGAAGCTCGTCGTTCCCCACTATAAGGAGGATCCCGCGGGCTTCATCCGTTATCTGAAAGACTACGCCAGCATGCAAAGCGCCCCTCCGGTCCTCATTCCCTGCCACGATAACTACGTCGAAGTCATCGACGAATATCTGGAAGAGCTGCGGGAAAGCTACCTGATACCTCAGACGGAGAAAGGCATTTATACCCGGCTCATGAACAAGGAGATGCTGGAGCGCGCGGCTATCGAGAAGGGCGTCGCCGTGCCGGAGACGGTCCGGGTGGACGAGGAAGATTACCTGGCGAAAGTGGCGCAGACGATCAAATATCCTTGTCTCGTGAAGCCTTCCGATTCTCCCGCGTTCGTGGCCAAGTTTAGAAGGAAGCTATTTAAGGTTTATTATGAGCAGGAGTTGGTCGAAGCGGTCGAGAAATCCCGCCAGGCCGGCCTCGAGGTCATCGTGCAGCGGATCATCCCGGGCTTCGACGACCACATGTATACATTCGATGCTTATCTGAACCAGGAATCCAAAGTCACCCACTGGGTGACCTGCCAGAAGTTCCGTCAGTATCCGATTAATTTCGGCGCTTCGGTGTACACCGGGCAGAAATACGTGCCGGAACTCTACGAGATCGGCGCCAAATTCCTGGAAGACATGAAATACAAGGGCTTCGCCGAAATCGAGTTCAAGAAGGACGCCGAAACCGGCAAGTTCTACTTGATCGAGGTCAACGTGCGGATCACGAACCTGAACGTCCTGCTGAACAAGGCGGGCGTCAACATTCCCTATATCACTTACCGCGAGCTGACGGGCTCCCCCGTGGAACCATATGCGGTGAAGAAGGACACGAACCTCGTATTCTGGTACGCCTACGAGGACCTGCTGGCGATCAAGGGCTACCTGAAGACCAAGCAGCTGACGTTCGGACAAGTGTTCAAGTCCTTCTTCAAGCCCAAAGCATACGCCATTTGGGATTGGCGGGATCCGAAGCCCGCATTCTCGTTTCTGTCCATCACCCTCGGCAAAATGTTCGGCAAAAACTCGCGAGGGTAG
- a CDS encoding Mur ligase family protein, giving the protein MTQLKELLKAVRVIDSIHDRDLQVTGVSYHSGKVAEGHVFVCVRGYKTDGHKYLASAVQNGAVAAVVEEFQEGLDIPQYRVESGRIALARLGAAFYGHPADKMFMIGITATNGKTTTSYMTNAMLENHGLKTGLIGTVVIKIDDASIPAELTTPESLDLQRYLGEMADRGVSHVTMEVSSAALEARRVETVDYDIVTFNNLSREHIDSHGSFEQYFNAKASLIRNAGEKSMAVLNLDDSYSASLVNDTRAQVVTFGVKSKEGDIHCKDLDLSTGRGKFKVEILKPIRWRDIELNPGEFEVELSVPGLHSVYNSMVAIVNALLCGVPVSVIQHTLKTFPGVERRFQFIYEGDFTIIDDHFANPGNINVTLETLRYMDFENLKLVYAIRGERGPTVNRENAEAIVEWMKRLELDEIIATKSVSHVTAKDKVTDEEARVFMEVMDKAGIRVRLYEQLPDAIADGLNHAGRGDLVLLAGCQGMDPGGEIALNMLKDRESLDV; this is encoded by the coding sequence ATGACCCAGCTGAAAGAACTTCTCAAGGCCGTCCGAGTCATCGACAGTATCCACGACCGCGACCTGCAGGTGACGGGCGTCTCTTACCACTCGGGCAAAGTCGCCGAAGGGCATGTTTTCGTCTGCGTGCGCGGCTATAAGACAGACGGACACAAGTACCTCGCCAGTGCCGTTCAGAACGGAGCGGTCGCGGCCGTCGTCGAGGAATTCCAGGAAGGTCTCGACATCCCGCAATACCGCGTGGAGAGCGGTCGGATCGCTTTGGCTCGCTTAGGAGCGGCCTTCTATGGTCACCCGGCGGACAAAATGTTCATGATCGGCATCACCGCCACCAACGGCAAAACGACCACTTCCTATATGACGAACGCGATGCTGGAGAACCACGGGCTGAAGACCGGACTCATCGGCACCGTGGTCATCAAGATCGACGATGCTTCGATTCCGGCAGAGCTGACGACGCCGGAATCCCTGGATTTGCAGCGCTATCTGGGCGAGATGGCGGACCGCGGCGTATCGCACGTGACGATGGAGGTTTCTTCCGCCGCGCTGGAGGCGCGCCGGGTCGAAACCGTCGACTACGACATCGTCACGTTCAACAACCTGAGCCGCGAACACATCGATTCCCACGGCTCCTTCGAGCAATATTTCAACGCCAAGGCGAGCTTGATCCGCAATGCGGGCGAGAAAAGCATGGCCGTCCTCAACTTGGACGACTCCTACTCGGCTTCGCTCGTGAACGACACGCGCGCGCAAGTCGTCACCTTCGGCGTGAAAAGCAAGGAAGGCGACATCCACTGCAAGGACTTGGACCTGTCGACGGGACGGGGCAAGTTCAAGGTCGAAATCCTGAAACCGATCCGGTGGAGGGACATCGAGCTGAATCCCGGCGAGTTCGAAGTGGAGCTGTCCGTTCCGGGACTTCATTCGGTCTACAACTCGATGGTCGCGATCGTGAACGCGCTGCTGTGCGGGGTTCCGGTATCGGTCATCCAGCATACGCTGAAGACGTTCCCCGGGGTGGAGAGAAGGTTCCAGTTCATCTACGAGGGCGACTTCACGATCATCGACGACCATTTCGCGAATCCCGGCAACATCAACGTCACGCTCGAAACGCTTCGCTACATGGATTTCGAAAATTTGAAGCTCGTTTACGCGATCCGCGGCGAACGGGGACCGACGGTTAACCGAGAGAACGCGGAAGCGATCGTCGAGTGGATGAAGCGTCTCGAGCTGGACGAGATCATCGCGACGAAGAGCGTCTCGCACGTCACGGCCAAGGACAAGGTGACCGACGAAGAGGCCCGCGTATTCATGGAAGTGATGGACAAGGCCGGCATCCGCGTCAGGCTGTACGAGCAATTGCCGGACGCAATCGCGGACGGGCTGAACCATGCCGGACGGGGGGACCTGGTCCTGCTGGCGGGCTGCCAGGGGATGGATCCCGGCGGGGAGATCGCGCTGAACATGCTGAAAGACCGCGAATCGCTGGATGTCTGA
- a CDS encoding aspartate/glutamate racemase family protein, which translates to MENKRLGIIGGMGPKATSVFMDRIIDHTVAERDQDHIDMLVLNHATLPDRTEVILENDGRKFLTAIEPDFRFMEHAGVSHIAIPCNTSHYFYDDMQGMTTIPIINMVEETLKVIAERYGKGSQAGLLATNGTVRSGVYRKAAERLGIRLYEPDASVQQQVMDIIYDFKKGKKDSSAELESVVRQLLDREGCDCAILACTELSCIPVSEETAAYCADAMDVLVRKSIELSGKRFG; encoded by the coding sequence GTGGAAAACAAACGGTTAGGCATCATCGGAGGAATGGGTCCCAAAGCGACTTCCGTTTTCATGGATAGAATCATCGATCATACCGTCGCGGAACGGGACCAGGATCACATCGACATGCTGGTGTTGAACCACGCGACGTTGCCGGACCGGACGGAGGTCATTCTGGAGAACGACGGCCGGAAGTTCCTGACCGCCATCGAGCCGGATTTCCGCTTCATGGAGCATGCGGGAGTGTCCCATATCGCGATTCCCTGCAACACCTCGCATTATTTTTACGATGACATGCAGGGCATGACGACGATCCCGATCATCAACATGGTCGAGGAGACGCTGAAGGTCATTGCCGAGCGTTACGGCAAGGGTAGCCAGGCCGGGCTGCTCGCGACGAACGGCACGGTGCGCAGCGGGGTTTACCGGAAGGCGGCCGAACGGCTCGGCATTCGCCTGTACGAGCCGGACGCGTCCGTCCAGCAGCAGGTCATGGACATTATCTATGATTTTAAAAAAGGCAAGAAAGACAGCTCGGCGGAGCTGGAGAGCGTCGTCCGGCAGCTGCTCGACCGGGAAGGCTGCGATTGCGCCATCCTGGCGTGTACGGAATTGTCGTGCATTCCGGTGAGCGAGGAGACGGCGGCTTACTGCGCGGACGCCATGGACGTGCTCGTCCGGAAGTCGATCGAGCTGTCGGGCAAACGTTTCGGGTAA
- the motA gene encoding flagellar motor stator protein MotA: MKNTTIIGLFLGLFSLIVGMILKKAPLISLVTNPAAFVIIIVGTIASICMAFPFSDLKKVPKLFKIVFVEPKLVAREQLISMFMDWATITRREGLLALEARVEEIEDDFLKVGMRMIIDGNDQDLVRDVLLEDVSATEDRHRSGAQIFSQAGMYAPTLGVLGAVVGLIAALQNLNNMEALAHAVAAAFIATLLGIFTGYVLWHPISNKLKRISKKEIDLKLMMVEGLLSIQSGVSTIAIQQKLMVFLTPTERVAFNQKEEAGGEQKASA; encoded by the coding sequence ATGAAAAATACCACGATAATCGGTTTGTTTCTCGGATTGTTCTCCCTCATCGTCGGGATGATTCTCAAGAAAGCGCCGCTGATCAGTCTGGTCACGAACCCGGCCGCTTTTGTCATAATCATTGTCGGAACGATCGCTTCGATCTGCATGGCGTTTCCGTTCAGCGACCTGAAAAAAGTGCCGAAGCTGTTCAAGATCGTGTTCGTAGAGCCGAAGCTCGTGGCGCGCGAACAGCTCATTTCCATGTTCATGGACTGGGCGACGATCACCCGCCGCGAAGGGCTGCTCGCCCTGGAAGCGAGAGTCGAGGAGATCGAGGACGATTTCCTGAAGGTCGGCATGCGGATGATCATCGACGGCAACGACCAGGACCTTGTTCGCGACGTTCTGCTCGAGGACGTCTCCGCGACCGAAGACCGCCACCGTTCCGGCGCGCAGATTTTCTCCCAGGCGGGCATGTACGCGCCGACCCTCGGGGTTCTCGGGGCCGTCGTCGGTCTGATCGCCGCCCTGCAGAATTTGAATAACATGGAGGCGCTGGCCCACGCGGTCGCGGCGGCCTTCATCGCGACGCTGCTCGGTATCTTCACCGGTTACGTGCTGTGGCATCCGATTTCCAATAAGCTCAAGCGGATCTCCAAGAAAGAGATCGACCTGAAGCTCATGATGGTCGAAGGCCTTCTCTCCATCCAGTCCGGCGTTTCCACGATCGCCATCCAGCAGAAGCTGATGGTGTTCCTGACGCCTACGGAACGGGTCGCGTTCAACCAGAAGGAGGAGGCCGGCGGTGAGCAAAAAGCATCGGCATGA
- a CDS encoding flagellar motor protein MotB: MSKKHRHEHHEEHADESWLLPYSDLMTLLLALFIVLYAVSSVNTSKLEQLSKAFKSAFSDGLSIFEASTIVQTGDVQSPKDGIKHLSPEGKSKAQLQQEEQQNLEKLQQQLQQYIKKNGLSSQLDTQLNQSELLITIRDNALFEPASAAVKPEARKLAVAIGQMLQQYNDYEVMVTGHTDNLPINTVEFPSNWELSSKRAINFMKILLENKAFDPRRFGSIGYGEYRPVESNNTDAGRAKNRRVEVSILRKYSDASTDKSAADSGAANSQ; this comes from the coding sequence GTGAGCAAAAAGCATCGGCATGAGCATCACGAGGAGCACGCGGACGAATCGTGGCTCCTCCCGTATTCCGACTTGATGACGCTGCTTCTCGCTTTGTTCATCGTGCTTTACGCGGTCAGCTCGGTTAATACCTCGAAGCTCGAGCAACTGAGCAAAGCATTCAAATCCGCTTTCAGCGACGGCTTGAGCATTTTCGAAGCTTCAACGATCGTGCAGACGGGCGACGTCCAAAGCCCGAAAGACGGAATCAAGCACTTGAGCCCGGAAGGCAAGTCCAAAGCCCAGCTTCAGCAGGAAGAGCAGCAGAACCTCGAGAAGCTGCAGCAGCAGCTGCAACAGTACATCAAGAAGAACGGGCTATCTTCCCAGCTCGATACCCAGCTGAACCAATCGGAACTGCTGATCACGATCCGGGACAACGCGCTGTTCGAACCGGCCAGCGCCGCCGTCAAGCCGGAGGCTCGCAAGCTCGCGGTCGCGATCGGCCAGATGCTGCAGCAGTATAACGATTATGAAGTCATGGTCACCGGGCATACGGACAACCTGCCGATCAACACGGTGGAGTTCCCCTCCAACTGGGAGCTCAGCTCCAAACGGGCGATCAACTTCATGAAGATCCTGCTGGAGAACAAAGCGTTCGATCCGAGACGTTTCGGTTCCATCGGCTACGGCGAGTACCGCCCGGTCGAAAGCAACAACACGGACGCGGGCCGGGCCAAAAACCGCCGCGTCGAAGTCTCCATCCTGCGGAAATATTCGGACGCATCGACCGATAAGTCGGCTGCGGATTCGGGTGCCGCGAACTCGCAGTAA
- a CDS encoding MFS transporter, whose amino-acid sequence MNQAVVSTPAPLTRARSSLLLTGLALGYFIVLLDTTIVTVALPAIRLNLGGGLHGLTWVANAYTMVYASLLLGMGSLSDRYGAKRVFLAGLTAFALASVLSAAASSLGMLIALRAILGIGGAAILPAALTIIAQTFTDPQQRARALGISAAVSGLALAAGPVLGGFLVDAFGWPSIFLVNVPVAIAAFVLVSRNRLDPARRGSGSGFDLAGQLTSILAVAAITCGIMEGAQWGWSSTPTFAMLAGGAALLLLFARIERRSASPMLPFSLFRSSVVSGGMAAGFLVNFGFSAALFLLTLYFQNELGHSARLTGLDFLAMTLPMAIVPMYMGSIVKRFGAGRSIGAGFLIAAAGLAILTFTPANAGYAVTIPALCMIGCGLALVLPALMSSVIAAAPQGTAGIASGALNAFRQLGATMGVAFCGVLLDANALFADAWVRTLGVTSLLFVAGAGVAYRYLRPRG is encoded by the coding sequence ATGAATCAAGCGGTTGTCTCAACACCCGCTCCCCTGACCCGCGCAAGAAGCTCGCTGCTGCTCACCGGCCTCGCGCTCGGGTATTTCATCGTGCTGCTCGACACGACCATCGTCACCGTCGCGCTTCCCGCCATCCGCCTGAATCTCGGCGGAGGCCTTCACGGGCTGACTTGGGTCGCCAACGCCTACACGATGGTCTATGCCAGCCTGCTGCTCGGCATGGGCTCGCTCTCCGACCGCTACGGCGCCAAGCGCGTGTTCCTCGCCGGATTGACCGCTTTCGCGCTTGCGTCCGTCTTGTCCGCCGCCGCTTCCTCGCTGGGCATGCTCATCGCGCTGCGGGCCATACTCGGCATCGGAGGTGCCGCGATCCTGCCGGCGGCGCTGACGATCATCGCCCAAACCTTCACCGACCCGCAGCAGCGAGCGCGTGCGCTCGGCATCTCGGCGGCCGTATCCGGACTTGCGTTGGCGGCGGGGCCCGTGCTCGGCGGCTTTCTTGTGGATGCTTTCGGCTGGCCGAGCATCTTTCTGGTCAACGTGCCGGTCGCGATCGCCGCCTTCGTGCTGGTGAGCCGAAACCGGCTGGATCCCGCTCGCCGCGGTTCGGGCAGCGGCTTCGATCTTGCCGGGCAGCTAACGAGCATCCTCGCGGTCGCGGCGATCACGTGCGGAATCATGGAAGGAGCGCAGTGGGGCTGGAGCTCGACCCCTACATTTGCGATGCTTGCAGGAGGCGCCGCGCTGCTCCTGCTATTCGCGCGGATCGAGCGGAGAAGCGCTTCTCCGATGCTCCCTTTCTCCCTTTTCCGCAGTTCGGTGGTATCGGGCGGGATGGCCGCGGGTTTCCTGGTCAACTTCGGTTTCTCCGCGGCCCTCTTCTTGTTGACCCTCTACTTTCAAAATGAGCTCGGGCATTCCGCCCGTCTTACGGGGTTGGACTTCCTCGCCATGACGCTGCCGATGGCCATCGTTCCGATGTACATGGGCAGCATCGTGAAACGTTTCGGGGCGGGGCGTTCCATCGGTGCCGGATTTCTGATCGCCGCGGCGGGACTGGCGATCCTCACGTTCACGCCGGCGAATGCGGGATACGCGGTCACGATTCCCGCGCTGTGCATGATCGGCTGCGGACTCGCCCTCGTGCTTCCCGCACTGATGTCCTCCGTCATCGCCGCCGCTCCACAGGGCACCGCGGGCATCGCTTCCGGGGCGCTGAACGCGTTCCGCCAGCTCGGCGCTACCATGGGCGTGGCATTCTGCGGCGTCCTGCTGGATGCCAACGCCCTATTCGCGGACGCCTGGGTTCGGACGCTCGGCGTCACGAGCCTGCTGTTCGTCGCCGGGGCGGGAGTCGCATACCGCTATTTGCGGCCACGCGGGTAA
- a CDS encoding helix-turn-helix transcriptional regulator, giving the protein MAVEHNRAKQLGQFLQTRRARLTPEQAGLEPGGRRRTPGLRRSEVAYLAGVSVDWYTWLEQGREINVSAQVLESVSRALRLDDNERRHLYILATGYEPTEGREPQLEVSPLLQSLLDRQGECPAFVSNSRWDIVAWNRAACAVLGDYDRMSDRERNSLWRLFTSDDTKAMFRDGWEKSARRRLAQFRANYGRYVGDPWWSGMIEELKAVSPEFREWWPQHEVLDAPEGYKTIYHPEVGALHFDHLSFSVIDSTDLQLTVNLPLDQATADQLKKLLKTY; this is encoded by the coding sequence ATGGCCGTCGAACACAACCGGGCGAAGCAGCTCGGCCAATTCCTTCAAACCCGCCGTGCCCGTTTGACGCCGGAACAAGCCGGACTCGAGCCGGGCGGACGCCGCCGAACGCCGGGGCTTCGCCGTTCCGAGGTCGCTTACTTGGCGGGCGTCAGCGTCGATTGGTATACGTGGCTGGAGCAAGGCAGGGAGATCAACGTGTCCGCCCAGGTGCTGGAGAGCGTGTCGCGCGCGCTGCGGTTGGACGACAACGAGAGAAGGCATCTCTATATACTCGCGACCGGGTATGAGCCGACGGAGGGCCGCGAACCGCAGCTAGAGGTAAGCCCCCTGCTCCAAAGCTTGCTGGACCGGCAAGGGGAGTGTCCGGCTTTCGTATCGAACTCGCGTTGGGATATCGTAGCGTGGAATCGCGCGGCGTGCGCCGTGCTCGGCGATTACGACCGCATGTCGGACCGGGAGAGGAACTCGCTATGGCGTTTGTTCACGTCCGACGATACGAAAGCCATGTTCCGCGATGGCTGGGAGAAGAGTGCCCGGCGAAGGCTCGCGCAGTTCCGCGCCAACTACGGCCGCTACGTGGGGGACCCTTGGTGGAGCGGCATGATCGAGGAACTGAAAGCCGTCAGCCCGGAATTCAGGGAGTGGTGGCCGCAGCACGAAGTGCTCGACGCGCCGGAGGGGTATAAGACGATCTACCATCCGGAGGTTGGAGCGCTCCATTTTGACCATCTTTCCTTCTCCGTCATCGACTCCACCGATCTGCAGCTTACGGTGAATCTCCCTCTGGATCAGGCAACGGCGGATCAATTAAAAAAGCTTCTGAAAACGTATTGA
- a CDS encoding MerR family transcriptional regulator — MEYTVQKLGRLAGISTRTLRFYDEIGILKPARTNSSGYRIYGQTEVDRLQQILFYRELGVDLNRIKQIVTDPAFNGAEALREHREQLLDKRRQLDLLIENVDKTIAASEGRMDMSDEEKFEGFKRNLIEENEKKYGQEIREKYGEEAVEKSNRKVQNMTKEQHEEVTRLSEELSSVLAEAFRTGNPAGELAQKAADLHKRWLSFYWSDYSKEAHANLAQMYVDDERFKAHYDEKQPGTAEFLRDAIHFYTGINSQG, encoded by the coding sequence ATGGAATACACCGTGCAGAAGCTGGGCCGCCTCGCGGGGATCAGCACCAGAACGCTCCGTTTTTACGACGAGATCGGCATCCTGAAGCCGGCCAGGACCAACTCGTCGGGGTATCGGATTTACGGGCAAACGGAGGTCGATCGGCTGCAGCAAATCCTGTTTTATAGGGAGCTCGGAGTCGACCTGAACCGCATCAAGCAAATCGTGACCGATCCCGCCTTTAACGGTGCCGAAGCGCTTCGGGAGCATCGTGAGCAACTCCTCGACAAGAGAAGGCAATTGGATTTGCTGATCGAGAACGTGGATAAAACGATTGCCGCATCCGAAGGGAGAATGGATATGAGCGATGAAGAGAAGTTCGAAGGGTTCAAACGGAACCTGATCGAGGAGAACGAGAAGAAGTACGGCCAGGAAATTCGCGAAAAATACGGCGAAGAGGCCGTCGAGAAGTCCAACCGGAAAGTGCAGAACATGACGAAAGAGCAGCATGAGGAAGTGACGCGCCTGTCAGAGGAACTATCCTCGGTGCTGGCGGAAGCTTTCCGGACGGGCAACCCCGCCGGGGAGCTGGCCCAGAAAGCGGCCGACCTGCATAAGCGGTGGCTGAGCTTCTACTGGAGCGATTACAGCAAGGAAGCCCACGCGAACCTCGCCCAAATGTACGTGGACGACGAGCGCTTCAAAGCGCACTACGACGAGAAACAGCCGGGAACGGCGGAGTTTCTGCGAGACGCGATCCACTTTTATACGGGTATCAATTCGCAAGGATAA
- a CDS encoding exodeoxyribonuclease III: MKLVSWNVNGLRACVNKGFNDYFEEMDADLFCVQETKLQEGQICLDHGEAYGQYWNYAEKKGYSGTAVFTKLRPLSVRYGIEEDFEPEGRILTLEFDSFFLVTVYTPNAKRDLSRLEYRLEWEDRFRDYLVQLDGRKPVIVCGDLNVAHQEIDIKNAKANRGNSGFTDEERDKMNRLLDAGFVDTFRYLYPDRKDAFSWWSNMPKVRERNVGWRIDYFLASDRLKPKITDARIDSHVLGSDHCPVVLEIDID; this comes from the coding sequence ATGAAGCTCGTTTCTTGGAACGTGAACGGCCTGCGGGCCTGCGTCAACAAAGGATTCAACGATTATTTTGAGGAAATGGACGCCGATCTGTTCTGCGTGCAGGAGACGAAGCTCCAAGAAGGCCAGATCTGCTTGGACCACGGAGAAGCGTACGGCCAATATTGGAACTACGCCGAAAAGAAAGGCTATTCGGGAACGGCCGTCTTCACGAAACTGAGGCCGCTCTCCGTCCGTTACGGCATCGAGGAGGATTTTGAGCCGGAAGGCCGCATCCTCACACTGGAGTTCGATTCTTTTTTCCTCGTGACCGTATACACGCCGAATGCCAAACGCGACCTTTCCCGGCTGGAATACCGGCTGGAGTGGGAGGACCGGTTCCGCGACTATCTCGTCCAACTGGACGGCCGCAAGCCGGTCATCGTGTGCGGGGACTTGAACGTGGCGCATCAGGAGATCGATATCAAAAACGCGAAGGCCAACCGGGGAAACTCCGGCTTTACGGACGAAGAACGGGACAAAATGAACCGTCTGCTCGACGCCGGCTTCGTGGACACCTTCCGTTATCTCTATCCCGACCGCAAGGACGCTTTCAGCTGGTGGTCCAACATGCCGAAGGTGCGGGAACGCAACGTCGGCTGGCGGATCGATTATTTTCTCGCGTCGGACAGGCTGAAGCCGAAGATCACCGACGCGCGGATTGACTCGCACGTGCTCGGCAGCGATCATTGCCCTGTCGTGCTTGAGATCGACATTGACTAA